In the genome of Streptomyces collinus, one region contains:
- a CDS encoding LURP-one-related/scramblase family protein, which yields MRFLVYDRLLGFGDDYWIEDDHGSKVFLVDGKALRLRDTWELKDTQGRVLVDIHQKMLALRDTMVLQRSGEPLATIRRKRLSLLRNHYRVSLADGNELDVSGKILDREFAVEYDGELLAVISRRWLTLRDTYGVDVVREDADPALLIAVAVCVIHLAEKERED from the coding sequence ATGAGATTCCTCGTGTACGACCGGCTCCTCGGCTTCGGTGACGACTACTGGATCGAGGACGACCACGGCAGCAAGGTCTTCCTCGTCGACGGCAAGGCCCTGCGGCTGCGGGACACCTGGGAGCTGAAGGACACCCAGGGGCGCGTCCTCGTCGACATCCACCAGAAGATGCTCGCCCTGCGCGACACCATGGTGCTCCAGCGGAGCGGGGAGCCGCTGGCGACGATCCGCCGCAAGCGGCTGTCCCTGCTGCGCAACCACTACCGGGTGTCCCTCGCCGACGGCAACGAGCTGGACGTCAGCGGCAAGATCCTCGACCGGGAGTTCGCCGTCGAGTACGACGGTGAGCTGCTGGCGGTGATCTCCCGGCGCTGGCTGACCCTGCGGGACACCTACGGCGTGGACGTCGTCCGCGAGGACGCCGATCCGGCGCTGCTGATCGCGGTGGCCGTGTGCGTGATCCACCTGGCGGAGAAGGAGCGGGAGGACTGA
- a CDS encoding carbon-nitrogen family hydrolase, giving the protein MRASVIQIAVNEDESVEARRRRVAATVREQAGADLVVLPELWTTGAFAYEEFGREAEPLEGPTYEAMAKAASDAGVWLHAGSIPERDPDGPLYNTSLVFSPSGDLAAAYRKIHRFGFDKGEAVLMGAGSELVTVRLPETTLGLSTCYDLRFPELYRGLVDAGAETLVVSAGWPERRRSHWTLLAQARAVENQSFLLACATAGTHAGVPQAGHSIVVDPWGEVLAQAGAGEEVLTVEFDPGKVAATREQFPALKDRMLGLQPPRRP; this is encoded by the coding sequence GTGCGCGCCTCTGTGATCCAGATCGCCGTGAACGAGGACGAATCGGTCGAAGCGCGCCGCCGACGCGTGGCGGCGACGGTCCGGGAGCAGGCCGGGGCCGACCTCGTCGTCCTGCCGGAACTGTGGACCACGGGCGCCTTCGCCTACGAGGAGTTCGGGCGCGAGGCCGAGCCGCTCGAAGGACCGACGTACGAGGCGATGGCGAAGGCCGCGAGCGACGCGGGCGTGTGGCTGCACGCGGGTTCCATTCCGGAGCGGGATCCTGACGGGCCGCTCTACAACACCTCCCTCGTCTTCTCCCCTTCCGGCGATCTGGCCGCCGCCTACCGCAAGATCCACCGCTTCGGCTTCGACAAGGGCGAGGCCGTGCTGATGGGTGCGGGCTCCGAGCTGGTGACGGTGCGTCTGCCCGAGACGACCCTGGGCCTGTCCACCTGCTACGACCTCCGCTTCCCCGAGCTCTACCGCGGTCTCGTCGACGCCGGTGCCGAGACGCTCGTGGTGTCGGCGGGCTGGCCGGAGCGCCGCCGGTCCCACTGGACGCTGCTGGCCCAGGCACGGGCCGTGGAGAACCAGTCGTTCCTCCTCGCCTGCGCAACGGCCGGGACGCACGCCGGAGTTCCCCAGGCCGGTCACTCGATCGTGGTCGACCCGTGGGGCGAGGTGCTGGCCCAGGCCGGTGCCGGCGAGGAGGTCCTCACGGTGGAGTTCGACCCGGGGAAGGTCGCGGCGACCCGGGAGCAGTTCCCGGCCCTGAAGGACCGGATGCTGGGCCTCCAGCCCCCTCGCCGGCCCTGA